One region of Oryza sativa Japonica Group chromosome 5, ASM3414082v1 genomic DNA includes:
- the LOC4339604 gene encoding chromatin modification-related protein eaf-1 isoform X2, whose product MASPARPAAASVSGAFGLSADPARCSFDQTLRREDFQDNRLLRSLVNIHEQETYSREIITEAIESCMKKQADNLVNTLDVISGRLSQLELYCYKLERSIGELRSDVMDYHGEANINFRCLEKHVKEVQNSVQVLQDKQELAETQKELTKLQILHEESAQKSEGTAPSVLMTKEIDGSMPVAKHELALVPLHQVNAAQSPAMQFQSCNGLVLQQLVPVSLSTQQDQQHMNQATLYCMQTQAHVEHRQAQPFQPAPQPVQRHTQNTPQTVVEAQQVTSQAPDFYIQPQQQWAHQTGQQVHQARQPQPQVVQQQHYNNIQQVPAQIVQMQTSSPQAQSAPHVTLLYPPYGSQQPACANSEPRSRSMAMQPSYSTISSSQRNHHEVAPVYVQSNTISVPLAEHSIQSQQPPQLQSFGNGSFKPSKVSLHGVASYTVQGNAQAYNTAYGNPSNNAATVVAVLPQQAQSSAPMVLHHLGPQSLQNHPIDMVEKVARMGYFKDQAESMALRMATAGQNVEFKHLA is encoded by the exons atggCGTCCCCGGCGCGGCCCGCCGCAGCCTCCGTCTCCGGCGCCTTCGGCCTCTCCGCCGACCCGGCGCGGTGCTCCTTTGACCAGACGCTCCGCCGAGAG GATTTCCAGGACAACCGGCTGCTGAGGTCACTTGTTAATATCCATGAACAAGAAACTTATTCCAGAGAAATAATAACGGAAGCTATAGAGAGCTGCATGAAGAAACAAGCAGACAACTTGGTGAATACACTGGATGTCATCAGTGGGAGGCTATCACAGTTGGAGCTGTATTGCTATAAGCTGGAAAGGTCAATTGGAGAATTACGAAGTGATGTGATGGATTACCATGGTGAAGCAAATATTAACTTCCGTTGCCTCGAAAAGCATGTGAAAGAG GTTCAAAACTCTGTACAGGTGCTGCAGGATAAGCAAGAGCTTGCTGAAACCCAGAAGGAACTAACTAAACTTCAAATATTACATGAGGAATCTGCACAGAAAAGCGAAGGTACTGCTCCATCAGTTCTTATGACAAAGGAAATTGACGGCAGCATGCCAGTTGCAAAACATGAGCTTGCCCTTGTGCCTCTGCATCAAGTAAATGCTGCCCAATCTCCTGCTATGCAATTCCAAAGTTGCAATGGGCTTGTTCTGCAGCAACTGGTCCCAGTCTCATTGAGCACTCAACAAGACCAGCAGCACATGAACCAAGCCACCTTGTACTGTATGCAAACCCAAGCTCATGTTGAGCACAGGCAGGCCCAACCATTTCAACCTGCACCTCAACCTGTGCAGCGACATACCCAGAATACGCCACAGACTGTAGTTGAGGCACAACAGGTGACAAGTCAGGCCCCAGACTTCTACATTCAACCTCAGCAGCAATGGGCACATCAAACTGGCCAGCAAGTTCACCAGGCAAGGCAGCCACAGCCACAGGTTGTGCAACAGCAACATTACAACAATATTCAGCAAGTTCCAGCACAGATAGTTCAAATGCAAACTTCTTCTCCACAGGCTCAAAGTGCACCACATGTCACACTGTTGTACCCTCCTTATGGATCTCAACAACCTGCCTGTGCTAATAGTGAGCCACGCTCGCGAAGCATGGCTATGCAGCCTTCCTACTCTACAATTTCCTCGTCCCAAAGGAATCATCATGAAGTCGCTCCTGTTTATGTGCAAAGCAACACAATTTCAGTCCCACTGGCTGAGCATAGCATCCAGTCTCAGCAGCCACCGCAACTTCAATCGTTTGGTAATGGCTCATTTAAACCAAGCAAGGTCAGCCTACATGGTGTTGCCTCATATACAGTACAGGGGAATGCCCAGGCCTATAACACTGCTTATGGAAATCCGTCCAACAATGCTGCTACTGTTGTTGCTGTCCTTCCTCAACAAGCCCAGTCTAGTGCTCCCATGGTGCTTCATCATTTAGGACCACAGTCTCTGCAGAATCATCCAATAGACATGGTTGAAAAGGTTGCTCGTATGGGTTACTTTAAGGATCAAGCTGAGAGCATGGCACTTCGAATGGCTACTGCTGGACAGAATGTAGAGTTCAAACACCTCGCTTGA
- the LOC4339608 gene encoding protein DEHYDRATION-INDUCED 19 isoform X1 yields MDSEHWISRLAAAKRFYAAQLGHADRAGMEEVDMDEEVRPEFACPYCYEDHDVVSLCAHLEEEHPFEPHAANRRRLRRFVIPGSQALSLLSRDLREAHLQVLLGGGGHRSNNSSNTTNISADPLLSSFGLSFPTSDTEETSKPPISIPDDASVIKETPAQPWDSSIDSSLTREEREQKRKQASVRATFVQDLLLTTLFGD; encoded by the exons ATGGACTCGGAGCACTGGATCTCGCGCCTGGCCGCCGCCAAGCGGTTCTACGCCGCGCAGCTCGGCCACGCCG ATCGAGCGGGGATGGAGGAGGTGGACATGGACGAGGAGGTGAGGCCGGAGTTCGCGTGCCCCTACTGCTACGAGGACCACGACGTCGTCTCCCTCTGCGCGCacctggaggaggagcaccccTTCGAGCCCCATGCGGCG AATCGTCGCAGGTTGCGCAGATTCGTTATTCCAGGCAGTCAAGCCCTATCTTTGCTGAGTCGAGATCTACGTGAAGCCCATTTGCAGGTGCTTCTGGGAGGTGGGGGACATAGGTCAAACAACAGCAGCAACACAACAAATATTTCAGCTGACCCTCTTCTGTCATCGTTTGGCCTTAGCTTTCCAACATCAGACACAGAGGAAACATCAAAACCACCTATTTCCATTCCAGATGATGCATCTGTGATAAAAGAGACACCTGCTCAGCCATGGGATTCAAG TATTGACTCATCCCTCACAAGGGAAGAAAGGGAACAGAAACGGAAGCAAGCGAGTGTCAGAGCAACATTTGTGCAAGACCTGCTGCTCACTACTTTATTTGGAGATTAA
- the LOC4339604 gene encoding chromatin modification-related protein eaf-1 isoform X1 → MASPARPAAASVSGAFGLSADPARCSFDQTLRREQDFQDNRLLRSLVNIHEQETYSREIITEAIESCMKKQADNLVNTLDVISGRLSQLELYCYKLERSIGELRSDVMDYHGEANINFRCLEKHVKEVQNSVQVLQDKQELAETQKELTKLQILHEESAQKSEGTAPSVLMTKEIDGSMPVAKHELALVPLHQVNAAQSPAMQFQSCNGLVLQQLVPVSLSTQQDQQHMNQATLYCMQTQAHVEHRQAQPFQPAPQPVQRHTQNTPQTVVEAQQVTSQAPDFYIQPQQQWAHQTGQQVHQARQPQPQVVQQQHYNNIQQVPAQIVQMQTSSPQAQSAPHVTLLYPPYGSQQPACANSEPRSRSMAMQPSYSTISSSQRNHHEVAPVYVQSNTISVPLAEHSIQSQQPPQLQSFGNGSFKPSKVSLHGVASYTVQGNAQAYNTAYGNPSNNAATVVAVLPQQAQSSAPMVLHHLGPQSLQNHPIDMVEKVARMGYFKDQAESMALRMATAGQNVEFKHLA, encoded by the exons atggCGTCCCCGGCGCGGCCCGCCGCAGCCTCCGTCTCCGGCGCCTTCGGCCTCTCCGCCGACCCGGCGCGGTGCTCCTTTGACCAGACGCTCCGCCGAGAG CAGGATTTCCAGGACAACCGGCTGCTGAGGTCACTTGTTAATATCCATGAACAAGAAACTTATTCCAGAGAAATAATAACGGAAGCTATAGAGAGCTGCATGAAGAAACAAGCAGACAACTTGGTGAATACACTGGATGTCATCAGTGGGAGGCTATCACAGTTGGAGCTGTATTGCTATAAGCTGGAAAGGTCAATTGGAGAATTACGAAGTGATGTGATGGATTACCATGGTGAAGCAAATATTAACTTCCGTTGCCTCGAAAAGCATGTGAAAGAG GTTCAAAACTCTGTACAGGTGCTGCAGGATAAGCAAGAGCTTGCTGAAACCCAGAAGGAACTAACTAAACTTCAAATATTACATGAGGAATCTGCACAGAAAAGCGAAGGTACTGCTCCATCAGTTCTTATGACAAAGGAAATTGACGGCAGCATGCCAGTTGCAAAACATGAGCTTGCCCTTGTGCCTCTGCATCAAGTAAATGCTGCCCAATCTCCTGCTATGCAATTCCAAAGTTGCAATGGGCTTGTTCTGCAGCAACTGGTCCCAGTCTCATTGAGCACTCAACAAGACCAGCAGCACATGAACCAAGCCACCTTGTACTGTATGCAAACCCAAGCTCATGTTGAGCACAGGCAGGCCCAACCATTTCAACCTGCACCTCAACCTGTGCAGCGACATACCCAGAATACGCCACAGACTGTAGTTGAGGCACAACAGGTGACAAGTCAGGCCCCAGACTTCTACATTCAACCTCAGCAGCAATGGGCACATCAAACTGGCCAGCAAGTTCACCAGGCAAGGCAGCCACAGCCACAGGTTGTGCAACAGCAACATTACAACAATATTCAGCAAGTTCCAGCACAGATAGTTCAAATGCAAACTTCTTCTCCACAGGCTCAAAGTGCACCACATGTCACACTGTTGTACCCTCCTTATGGATCTCAACAACCTGCCTGTGCTAATAGTGAGCCACGCTCGCGAAGCATGGCTATGCAGCCTTCCTACTCTACAATTTCCTCGTCCCAAAGGAATCATCATGAAGTCGCTCCTGTTTATGTGCAAAGCAACACAATTTCAGTCCCACTGGCTGAGCATAGCATCCAGTCTCAGCAGCCACCGCAACTTCAATCGTTTGGTAATGGCTCATTTAAACCAAGCAAGGTCAGCCTACATGGTGTTGCCTCATATACAGTACAGGGGAATGCCCAGGCCTATAACACTGCTTATGGAAATCCGTCCAACAATGCTGCTACTGTTGTTGCTGTCCTTCCTCAACAAGCCCAGTCTAGTGCTCCCATGGTGCTTCATCATTTAGGACCACAGTCTCTGCAGAATCATCCAATAGACATGGTTGAAAAGGTTGCTCGTATGGGTTACTTTAAGGATCAAGCTGAGAGCATGGCACTTCGAATGGCTACTGCTGGACAGAATGTAGAGTTCAAACACCTCGCTTGA
- the LOC9268712 gene encoding uncharacterized protein, with the protein MAMIFSRSSAGSPFHPSSPTPTDEEGSPSSSPPFPRRPTFPSSGKRGPPAPTRCRMPAKGKGKARCDAYEEPIDVSDDDDTDPSNSDSHGNDLPAKLSDLSRHFGERCTQMLDEAMAEIKDSFQATQEGILALLAKHNEKCGLVFSSLTEGMQALAAEHGEKCYSAVMDQAVQANPDRSNARLHGAIEGVDTDDMLAATMRRTASHGEGAKTTRKRSKLSHEASAANRSQTPIDLRGKGDLLGPNKLANAARGQQNPAADRANPLSVSRTARIAHHHLLKSPAQATSAVHTNHRGLDQVQNTVFQTQDKCFLDWLVSAAAVGEANMRDGATLDQNNNGAQDKYQGQSERCETQMTKEAGNHLRPSCMSSFSMRTVHEWWPNSILAGRLFRWLEESCDDDITGVWFKHDKPTSIEISAKEIKMQVIRGGILHADLCSALIRLYQQLDAKMNTNPCGQRWRHFFLPQFAKALMFERNFSSMKAVSDMFDQHISGYKIQNCQLLISPVQLASDTWACYIWDMGEEANAHFGPCLATPGGLRCEC; encoded by the exons ATGGCCATGATCTTCTCCAGGTCCAGTGCTGGTTCCCCCTTCCATCCTTCCAGTCCCACTCCCACTGATGAGGAAggatcgccgtcgtcttccccgccgtTTCCTCGCCGTCCAACGTTCCCAAGTAGCGGCAAACGcggcccgccggcgccgacgaggtgcAGGATGCCAGCCAAG GGCAAAGGTAAAGCTCGGTGTGATGCTTACGAGGAGCCCATAGACGTttcggacgacgacgacactgACCCGAGCAATAGCGATAGCCATGGCAACGACCTGCCTGCCAAG CTGTCCGATCTATCGCGTCATTTTGGCGAACGATGCACGCAGATGTTGGATGAGGCCATGGCAGAGATCAAAGATTCATTTCAGGCAACGCAGGAAGGCATTCTGGCATTGTTAGCGAAGCACAACGAGAAATGCGGCCTCGTTTTTTCATCTTTAACGGAAGGCATGCAGGCTTTGGCAGCGGAACACGGTGAGAAATGTTACTCGGCTGTAATGGATCAAGCTGTCCAAGCAAATCCCGATCGATCCAACGCTCGATTACATGGCGCAATCGAAGGTGTGGATACTGACGATATGCTAGCAGCAACGATGCGAAGAACTGCATCACATGGTG AAGGTGCCAAGACTACTCGTAAACGAAGCAAGTTGTCACATGAGGCTTCTGCAGCAAATAGATCCCAAACCCCCATTGATTTGAGAG GCAAAGGTGACTTGTTAGGGCCAAACAAATTGGCAAATGCAGCAAGAGGGCAGCAAAATCCAGCTGCTGACCGTGCAAATCCGTTGTCGGTGTCACGCACGGCCCGTATCGCACATCACCATCTATTAAAATCACCAGCCCAAGCGACGTCAGCAGTTCATACAAACCATCGTGGGTTGGATCAAG TCCAAAACACAGTTTTCCAAACGCAAGACAAATGTTTCCTCGATTGGTTGGTATCAGCAGCTGCTGTGGGAGAAGCTAACATGA GAGACGGCGCCACATTGGATCAAAACAACAATGGTGCACAGGATAAGTACCAAGGGCAATCAGAACGTTGCGAGACGCAGATGACGAAAGAGGCGGGGAATCATCTAAGGCCATCTTGCATGTCATCGTTTTCAATGCGCACAGTTCATGAATGGTGGCCAAACTCTATATTAGCTGGGAGATTATTCCGTTGGCTTGAGGAGTCATGTGATGACGATATAACCGG GGTTTGGTTCAAGCACGACAAGCCTACATCAATTGAGATAAGTGCCAAGGAAATCAAAATGCAGGTCATCCGCGGTGGTATTCTACATGCGGACCTTTGTTCAGCATTGATCAGACTCTACCAACAGTTAGATGCCAAGATGAATACAAACCCATGTGGGCAGCGGTGGCGTCACTTCTTCCTACCCCAATTCGcg AAAGCTTTGATGTTTGAACGAAACTTCAGTTCCATGAAAGCAGTCAGTGACATGTTTGATCAACATATTAGCGGCTACAAAATACAGAACTGCCAACTG CTCATTTCCCCGGTTCAATTAGCTAGTGATACATGGGCATGCTACATTTGGGACATGGGAGAAGAGGCAAATGCACATTTTGGACCCTGTCTTGCAACACCGGGAGGTCTCCGATGTGAGTGCTAA
- the LOC4339609 gene encoding dnaJ homolog subfamily B member 4 yields MGMDYYKILGVDKAASDDDLKKAYRKLAMKWHPDKNPNNKKEAENKFKQISEAYEVLSDPQKRAVYDQYGEEGLKGQVPPPGAGGAGPGGATFFSTGGDGPNVFRFNPRNAEDIFAEFFGSSSPFGGMGGGMGGGMGGGPGMRTGGTRFSSSIFGDDIFGSAFGGGADGHHGMHGGGAGRALKAPAIERKLPCSLEELYKGTTKKMKISREIADASGKTIPVEEILTIDVKPGWKKGTKITFPEKGNEQPNVIPADLVFIIDEKPHPVFTRDGNDLVVTQKIPLAEALTGHTVHLTTLDGRSLTIPITSVINPGYEEVVRGEGMPIPKDPSKKGNLRVKFDIKFPARLTADQKSGVKRLLGQ; encoded by the exons ATGGGGATGGATTACTACAAGATCCTGGGCGTCGACAAGGCCGCCAGCGACGACGACCTCAAGAAGGCGTACCGCAAGCTCGCCATGAAGTGGCACCCTGACAAGAACCCCAACAACAAGAAGGAGGCGGAGAACAAGTTCAAGCAGATCTCCGAGGCGTACGAG GTGCTGAGCGACCCGCAGAAGCGAGCGGTGTACGACCAGTACGGCGAGGAGGGGCTCAAGGGGCAGGTCccgccgccgggcgccggcGGGGCCGGCCCGGGAGGCGCGACGTTCTtctccaccggcggcgacgggcccAACGTGTTCCGGTTCAACCCGCGCAACGCGGAGGACATCTTCGCGGAGTTCTTCGGCTCGTCCAGCCCGTTCGGCGGCATGGGCGGTGGCATGGGCGGCGGCATGGGGGGAGGGCCCGGGATGCGGACAGGCGGCACGCGGTTCTCGTCGTCGATCTTCGGGGACGACATCTTCGGCTcggcgttcggcggcggcgccgacgggcaCCACGGGAtgcacggcggtggcgccgggagGGCGTTGAAGGCGCCGGCGATCGAGAGGAAGCTGCCGTGCAGCCTGGAGGAGCTCTACAAAGGCACCACCAAGAAGATGAAGATTTCCAGGGAAATCGCTGACGCCAGTGG GAAGACAATTCCAGTGGAGGAGATCCTGACCATCGATGTGAAGCCTGGGTGGAAGAAGGGCACCAAGATCACCTTCCCGGAGAAAGGAAACGAGCAGCCGAACGTGATCCCGGCCGACCTCGTCTTCATCATCGACGAGAAGCCGCACCCGGTGTTCACCCGTGACGGCAACGACCTCGTCGTGACGCAGAAGATACCGCTCGCCGAGGCCCTGACCGGCCACACCGTCCACCTGACTACGCTCGACGGCCGCAGCCTGACGATCCCGATCACCTCCGTCATCAACCCGGGCTACGAGGAGGTCGTCCGCGGCGAGGGCATGCCCATCCCCAAGGACCCCTCCAAGAAGGGCAATCTCAGGGTCAAGTTCGACATCAAGTTCCCGGCGAGGCTCACCGCCGACCAGAAGTCCGGCGTCAAGCGGCTGCTGGGGCAGTAG
- the LOC9271124 gene encoding uncharacterized protein: protein MAPTAHHRPLNSSAQVTAAVHHELDQGFQMQDKCGLEWLVSAAAVGEATMRASATLDQSNDDNLAVVTCQRQPEHCETQMTKEVACPRPACMSPFSMPILHEWPNAKLARRLYRWLELKSRDEDITGVWFKHDKPTPIEISAMKLKMQVTHGGNLCMDLCSAFIRLYQQLDAKMNTNPSGQRWRHFFPPQFAL from the exons ATGGCCCCTACTGCGCATCACCGTCCATTGAACTCATCAGCCCAAGTGACGGCAGCAGTCCACCATGAGCTGGATCAAG GATTCCAAATGCAAGACAAATGTGGCCTTGAATGGTTGGTATCAGCAGCAGCTGTGGGAGAAGCCACCATGA GAGCCAGTGCCACATTGGATCAAAGCAACGATGACAACCTCGCGGTTGTCACGTGCCAACGACAACCAGAACATTGCGAGACACAGATGACGAAAGAGGTGGCATGTCCAAGGCCAGCTTGCATGTCACCGTTTTCAATGCCCATACTTCACGAATGGCCAAATGCTAAATTAGCTCGGAGGTTGTACCGTTGGCTGGAGTTGAAGTCACGTGATGAAGATATAACCGG GGTTTGGTTCAAGCACGACAAGCCTACACCAATTGAGATAAGTGCCATGAAGCTCAAAATGCAGGTCACCCACGGTGGCAATCTATGTATGGACCTTTGTTCGGCATTTATCAGACTCTACCAACAGTTAGATGCCAAGATGAATACAAACCCATCTGGACAGCGTTGGCGCCACTTCTTCCCACCCCAATTTGCG CTTTGA
- the LOC4339608 gene encoding protein DEHYDRATION-INDUCED 19 — protein MDSEHWISRLAAAKRFYAAQLGHADRAGMEEVDMDEEVRPEFACPYCYEDHDVVSLCAHLEEEHPFEPHAAPCPICSDKIAKDMLNHITVQHGYLFKNRRRLRRFVIPGSQALSLLSRDLREAHLQVLLGGGGHRSNNSSNTTNISADPLLSSFGLSFPTSDTEETSKPPISIPDDASVIKETPAQPWDSSIDSSLTREEREQKRKQASVRATFVQDLLLTTLFGD, from the exons ATGGACTCGGAGCACTGGATCTCGCGCCTGGCCGCCGCCAAGCGGTTCTACGCCGCGCAGCTCGGCCACGCCG ATCGAGCGGGGATGGAGGAGGTGGACATGGACGAGGAGGTGAGGCCGGAGTTCGCGTGCCCCTACTGCTACGAGGACCACGACGTCGTCTCCCTCTGCGCGCacctggaggaggagcaccccTTCGAGCCCCATGCGGCG CCTTGCCCTATATGTTCTGATAAGATTGCAAAAGATATGCTTAATCATATCACTGTGCAACATGGGTACTTGTTCAAG AATCGTCGCAGGTTGCGCAGATTCGTTATTCCAGGCAGTCAAGCCCTATCTTTGCTGAGTCGAGATCTACGTGAAGCCCATTTGCAGGTGCTTCTGGGAGGTGGGGGACATAGGTCAAACAACAGCAGCAACACAACAAATATTTCAGCTGACCCTCTTCTGTCATCGTTTGGCCTTAGCTTTCCAACATCAGACACAGAGGAAACATCAAAACCACCTATTTCCATTCCAGATGATGCATCTGTGATAAAAGAGACACCTGCTCAGCCATGGGATTCAAG TATTGACTCATCCCTCACAAGGGAAGAAAGGGAACAGAAACGGAAGCAAGCGAGTGTCAGAGCAACATTTGTGCAAGACCTGCTGCTCACTACTTTATTTGGAGATTAA